A window of Pseudophryne corroboree isolate aPseCor3 chromosome 1, aPseCor3.hap2, whole genome shotgun sequence genomic DNA:
actggtggttatgtcataatacatcagggccttatcaatgcctttggaggtaagtttctttccacagggaattacacaataaactataatgcctacaagaattaaagttacaagtatgaatatgcttatttgcacaagagccagtttccaattttcaaaccatccaaaatattggctccatgggttatcaatacctgaatttttcttaagttctatggataaggtttctaacttgtttatggctaaagtaaccttaccattgggaccagtgttgtcaggaatatatgtacaacagccttccaccttactaatgtaaacacatgtaccgcctttttctgctaggatcatgtcaagggccattctattttggaatgtcatttgggaagtggcttctagctgttcagctatacctttaagagcatctttggtatcattaacaaatctttgttgattataatatatataattaatccaggctacgtttttatttacagtttcccacatatgtaataaatgtcgcctaatgatctagtttggttgactaaaacagttgttcttttatttgcacaataccctggtgggaaggtttttaaatttctccctgttgtggtgttagatgtataacaagtgtagtttccaggatatatggttatggtgcttcctgggttgggatttttttgacaatatgggatattcccttttccacatttcgcactgactgtcatttgttttggtgtcattaaaaaggctgaaaaaaacaattttcttgttctaggggtatattaaggggcactgtacctaggtggggcctagatttgccacagacataacagttgcttttattgtgtttgttagcactatacttcatccattccaaccaaaaattaatgtcagagaaaccagtttcaatagctagggtgtcttcaaaggtagggttagtaatagccaccatatctttaaaagtggcaatatggggctttaaaggtttgttttggggagcaattttaggctggtattttgggtttttatacatatcccataaataaaacatttgccttgcactataataccctgcttgccaccatataccaagtacataagtctcattgtcgcttctgctagggttcactatgtttagtctaaacctgtatgaatttgggccttcatccatcttatgaatggatagtctagaaagtaggggtactccatatttgctccatctattctttgcaaacgatgggccatatttccaatctactcctgtattccaccccacagcttcccaggaattacaattagatccataatatctattgtcatagtaccattcgtcagtaacacaaatatatactgtatcagacattcctgatttcctcctttgttgtatataatatttgtcatcagcaattttggggaacataaaatagtcaaggatatatgtggctacgtgtgtattggaggaattgtaccacaaggtggggatcccattagtctgtgtaatatcaacctcacatattgtgtggtgagtgagggccagtagggctatcaaggtagtccccaggataaagataggggacaggttcctcatcttcttctgttcttctttcttcgctaggtgggaggtcagggctgtctgccccggttcgtacctcactggaatcacttgcttccctctctaggtctggtctaggaacctttttttttactcgggatgcatggatccaggtaggactttcctctgtcaggactgctgttcgggtaactgctacgacctctgtctctggaccataggtgaagtctcctgggctcttgttcctggggagcaccttcaccacgactctgtctccgactttaaaggggtgtgtaggttcctgtggattcaaaagggtttttacaaacaacctcatgttcaatttcattcagttttgttatcagggacctgacatactcttctctgataagttctagatctccctcctgtattactaatggtttcttagcccaaggtgtgggaaaaggcctgcccattagtattttaaatggggagtaacctagagttttctgtggggtattcaagatgctggtgtttagctttattagggttgttcctgaggcaagtgatgcatctgctaacatactggtccacaagtgatttggcattagtaacataaaaatcactggttagtaggaggagtgttgtggcttcaccacggtgaccaacaccacggcactgggcaacgagcaaaggggcactggactggggtatacagggtttcccctctttgcagattaatcctgatttaggattttttctgcagaattgggtaagtccagtcggagagatcagcattagtcgcagcagcttgaagttgagtgagcagatggacgttgtcaagggagggacatgctccagtgagcgcaatgagctctgcagcttgcgcggaccgaCAAGGCATTGGTAGGgtctccaacacagtatcagggagggtgacaatggcatagccagcctggtatgtattgtcattgggcctactacaggagtcgtcaacaaaaacaatgtctgtgcctggtatgggaacgggagacatgtcaagtctgggagaagtttcagcttcaatggaagcagcacagtcatgtaggtcgggtggttcatcctcgggacctttcaagcctaaaagggcattgagaatgggtgcagggccagaagaaccagcagtgcacttaatggtaagggtagggttactcaaaaggagtacttcatatccactaaggcgttgtgctgacatgtgctgtgtgtaagcctttaagtattgccaggacatcatgtgtggtgtggagtactgtgatgtggcctaaagtgagggtagtggccatttctgcaaccattgcacaggctgccaaagccctgaggcaggcaggcataccttgcacagacactggcatgactttggaaaaaaaaaaaaaaaaaatgccacggggcgcaacttccctccatgaaactgtgtgagcacccccgccatggttttacaattgtcccttgcatatagatggaaaggtagtacataactggggaggccaagtgccggacttttcatcaacatacattttaaactttcatatgcagttaacatttcttgtgaccattgtacagttttaggtttgtccttcagtgtggcttgtctcaaaatgttatcacaataagagcaatcagatatccactgtctgcagtaatttaccatacccaggaaggacagtagttccttctgggtagttggggtgaccaggcccaatacagactgcatgcattgtggactgacttttctctctccctgagtgagcacaaaacctaagtaatcaacatgctttttacaccattgcatttttattttggacaccttgtgtccacattcacaaagccagtttagtaatgaaacaccatcctctcggcaggcctcctcagttttactacagagcagcagatcatctgcatactgtagcaggactgaaccatggtgaggttgccagggcctcaatgtggcctggagacaacaggtgcgtcaataatctgcaccaggtaagttgtttaccctcaaaagaaaaggcaaaagtaattgtgtctgtgaatctacaggtatgctgaaaaaaaggcattcttcaacacTCAGAAAATCTgtaagagaagaacgcagcatctgtagggattgcagaaatgagtgagtttacatctggaacaattggtgcaattgggacaattaactgattgatcgctctgagatcctgtacaaatcccatactaccatcagctttggcaacagggttcacaggagtacagtatggtgatacaatatgtctgagataccctgttgtaagaattgctgtatcatggggcggagaccttctatcttttctggtgagagggggtattgcataagtcagaacacaaaacactggctgctgcaccgctgtccactaaaaagggaattttacttccatttataataagtggcagcagaggtgaatctcactatgacgggagagttgaataaaggctgggataccctcctccgggccccgtcagtgcgcggggtctttggaatgttccctgactgcggggttggttctgtctgtcaaagcgtctggagctctgatagttatgagtgggcgcaggtttctttttacaagctacagcgacaggcaaaaaaacacaggcaaaaaaaacttccttcatatgtgtatagctgcgtcctttgcaagttttgcgtaaataagatatacagccatcgagggtaatggtgggcttgggacagtgttttactattatctaaactctgggttattggtgcgttagggatagagctagtggacgcaccctccagcagtgaagttggaagcgatcccatttagtgtgaaagggttactgctgccaagagatttgtgtctctgagcgcaggatacattggaatgcaaaagggggggggggcgagagggatttcaaagacttacaattcctctgcagcttcgcttctgtgctattggaaactgacattttttcttaaatctccatatagaaaaggtaattactgccttcccgtaggaatgggtcccgtcctgctttctctgtccatcccgctaaattatccacccatgggttaactaaataatactctgaggtagagttacgggcaacatacatcctgcatgtctcaccagggaggggcgggggatatgcagtttttttttactctgactagagcccattgtcagacagtaatataaatcaacagtacaacttttaaaagaaaattatctaaaatatacgacactctacttatacataggtccctcccatagtaaaaatgcaatctacaccagctttctacgcaatttccacaacaacccacaacaactgtctatgcaatatcacaacaaaaatgcagtttacaaaaaaaaaccttctatgcaatttcacaacaaaaagactttctatgaaatttcacaacaaaaaaatgcaatttacaaaaactttctatgcatgcattagctaacaccagttaattagtcattgacaatatcacaatattatctgtataatgagaacatgaaatcttttgacgggtacgcttaccttcgtacaagatgtcagaaaaaatacagcgttttagacaggaagcaagaaaagtgtttgagtaaagatatctggcagacgaaaacttaccagccgtctggaccaaatataagaacttatctcactacaaacatacaaaaatatataggcgatcaaatcggggtattctctacgttacgtatagactcccaggtctattttaagtatcccagatactaacgtctttggagaagtgcgctcggacccctggtcccttctcagacgtatctttaagtcccagacattaaagattctatggtatccctgatacctgttttaaaaacttcgtaatattaagtcccggacttaaatattaccttgtcacgtgttcccggaacactgacacggattcagcttcagtgtatgaccgcaatcccgcatagcaaagacagacaataaatcttctatctttattattcggggacgatcactgaatcccggacataacccccagctgaaaggatttgaccttattttctttaaccctcgatgtgatggccttacagacgtctggagtgtaaacttttaaccacaaggtacatgcacagacaagcagttaaaattcacactgtttattataaagttaacaagagtatataagacaatgcatatgggtggaactgacaagtgtaaaagggctcattggcttaggggtaggtgcctgggtggggtacgtaggggtggttaatacttgacataacataattggatatagcagttgccaggcagatgttatatatgttgcatcagacgaaacttaacaaaggatcttttagtaacacacagaagtagaaaaagcaggtttcatctagtagagagctgaccttggatgccagacccacacaagcctggtatctgtatgagagacaaaggcatctaacacagggcagcagcatccattgcaaacacataagagttcataaagcatgttttaacccttcactagggaaatagaaatattcacttttacactgtaattattataaggaaactgatcatataaaaagtaatatgtacaaagacagaagaggtaacccttcagctTCCCTGGTACATTCAGCGCAAGAGCCTATAGCAAAGAAAAAAACGGTCTTTTCTTTGCTATAGGCTCTTGCGCTGAATGTACCAGGGAGGTTTATATTTTTTTGTTTCGATTGTATatgttaaatgtggtgacatttatttctaAACCTCTAGGCACTGCAGCAGCAATGCGCCATTTGGGTATACTTTCCTTCCATTTTTTGATATcatgtatgtgtgcttatatatgtatgtttgttgtatatgtgtatgtgtatgtatatgtgtgcgtgtgtatgtatatactgtatatttatatatatatatatatatatatatatatatatatacacacatttatattgaggggaagagttgagggggtagggggcccccagagatatcagtgtatggggccccaagatttctgttgccggccctgaaatcagtgctcagtataatcagtgattgagcagtataatcagtgcgctgttagacgtgcgcccgttttccgccattagtgcattggaatttagacaattgatgaagttattgtgtcccccgtacaaaatcccatctagattccacttcactaggcaggcgatagcgagattttaccaattaatatcagtgatttataattaattacagtgatctagcCAAatgattcctgtgattttgtcatgttcttccagtgatttggaccaataataccattgattagaacaaataattcctgtgattgtcattttcttccagtgatttggaccaataataccattgattagaacaaatagttcctgtgatattgaggtgtttgtgtcgcttagcttagccatccagcaaccacagtgcaactctttttctcttttctttgcatcatgtgctgtttggggccaatttttttaagtgccatcctgtctgacactgcagtgccattcctagatgggccaggtgtttgtgccgccctcttgggtcgcttagcttagtcatccagcgacctcggtacaaattttaggactaaaaataatattgtgaggtgtgaggtgttcagaatagactgggaatgagtggaaattatggttattgaggttaataatactacaggatcaaaattacccccaaattctatcatttaagctgtttttgaaaaaaaacacccgaatccaaaacacacctgaatccgacaaaaaattttccgggaggttttgccaaaatgcgtccgaatccaaaacacgcccgcggaaccgaatccaaaaccaaaacccgaaaaatttccggtgcacatctctagtttatatatgaACTAGAGCAGGAAATTGCTTTATCTAGTGATTTAACTCTTTTGAAATGTAATCTGTATTTATATTTTGTGAGATAGCCTGATTGGTTAAATAGACCCATGGTGGAACTACCCCCTGTAGTATTGTGTGTTGGAGTAAGATAAAAAGGAGGTCTATGAGACCTGTGTGTGTACATCTTCTGTGACATCTTGAGATGTGGAACTGCTGTAACATTGTTTGCTGCATCCCCCTGGCAAAAGGGAAGGATCTTTTTTAAGACTTATTTTaagcaaataaatatcattgcctCAAGACGATtgccttcatcttgtgaccaacaggaatGCGGCAAACTCAGTCTCATTCTCCGCTTGTCCTGGTTTGAGCCCAGAGTCTCCAAGCTCTGCCTTCTGCCAGCTACCATGCCTGGCCTGGCCCAGGTCAGCGACCAGGGGGAGGTCAACTgatgccagtcaggaggtgtgTCAGCAGCGTGTCGATGCATACACAACAGCAAATGGTACAGGTGCCGGTGGTAGAATCCTGAGCAGAAACGTGGTTCCAGGTGCCAGATGGTAGGATCTTGGTGGTGGCAACAAAATACCCGCTTACTgcgtagtgggtggagtcagtaacaggcggtactGATGGTAAGAGGAAGTCTTCTAttagccaggtcccgtgtgacccaaAACCCAATCTGTGATCGATGGGCGTATGCAGCGATGGCACGTCCAGTCACACTGTATATATTCCAAGGACCTCGAATGACCAGGATAAACTTGATTTAAGTAGGTGCACAAGTTTATTTTATAAAAATCAACAAATTACATGAATATACGTAAAATCAAATACATAAAAAGGATAATCATATGCTTTCATCTGCCCCAGGCTGAAGAGGAGAACTGAACTGAAATTAATCAAGCAGGTTTCTCCATCTCTATGTTATGAAGTCAGAGCTGGTTGGTGAGAGCAGAAGAAAGCCTCTGATGAAGCAAAATAGGCCAGCCATGAAACAAAAGTTTGCCAGATATTTGTGATCTCACAGTGTACTTATCTTAACGCTCTCAGACAGTGTATGAAATGCTTGAGATGTTTACTCCAATCAGCAGAGGAAGTGTCCTCGAGACGCTGTGTGGAGGACCAACATTATTTGTGTTTCAGCAGTAGCATGGCTCTGCAAACTTGATGGACTGTTTATATGTCCTCCCTACACCGTGGTGGGCATGTGGGTCCAGCAGACTGTGGATGAGAGTCCCATTTAGCACCCACATATGATGAGAGGCTCAGCTATAACCCCCTTACCACACATGTTCATCATACATGTGCATTTTATGGTGATGGTAGCGGAATCCCAGctcttgggatgctggcagtcaaaacACAGACTTTGGCATTCCGATGTGCAGAATCCCAGCACCATATAGGTAAGCAGTCTAACCTGCTCAGTCTACCCCCCCCTCACCCCAACCTTaactctccctcccccgcagcctcccCCTTACCCTCCACATTGTTGCCTAATCCTCccactttagtgcctaaccctccctcactgcagcctaaccataagctTCCCCCGCTGTAGCCTAAACCAAACACACCCCAAcaagcagcctgaccctaaactgcCCCAGCACACTTCAGATCTGAATACCGGCAGTCTGGATTCCGGCATTGTGATCCATGCCGGGATCCCCGGGtgagtcttctgaccagtgtcgggattccggcatcggtattctaaaTGCTGGCATTCTGACCGGATCACCATTTTATGTATAGTCATGCGATACTTAGCTGATTTTTTATTAAATCGAATTGTGCACCTTCTTAAATCAAGTTTGTCCAAGCCACTGGGAGTTCTTGGAATATATATGAATGTCTTTTGGGCATATTAACGACAACCCATTACACGGTCACCTTATGTATTGATCCTTGTTCTGGAAGTCTGTGTTTCCTTCTATTAATGTAATTGGGGGCTGCTctagtcccattttttgcacaataTATGGTGCCTTTTGCCTTTGGTTTACAGTCCCAATTACCTGTCACAATCTCAACATGTGACAAGTAACTTATTACTAACGCAGGATGCTGACTACCCTGTAAGTGGACAGCACTAAATTCTTCCTATATGTGTTTTGGAATGCAGACTAGTGTTACATAATAAAGAAGTAAAATAAATATTCTGACATAAAGGAATAATCATGAAACTTACTTTTGGATGACTTTGCAGATACTGAGCCGCTTCTTCAAAATATGTTAGATCTACATGAAAGAGAGACTGTGGAAGATCCTCATAAGCAAAATAAGCCAACGCAAGAGCGGCAAAGCCACGGCTGGCAAGGAGACTGCTTCGGAATTCTGTAAGACCTCCAATGCCACCAAACATGTCAACCACTCCCAGGAATGGACCTTCGCCTATAACATAAGGACACAATTACTCAACAATGTTTCTTCATTCCAATTAGCTAGCTATGTTACGTGCTAAACCACTATCAATCAGAATGCAGCCAATCAGTTCTCTAGGatttagtgacatcactgaggtgtgACATCTCTTTAGGCTGGAGATGTCTGTAGCCTTTTGCTGGTGTCTGCTGAGCATTATGGGGGACCCCACAGTCAGTTGTAATTATAAGGAAACCAAACGAAATAGACTTCCTTGTACTGCCTTGTAATTCTACTTCTTTACACAAGTAACCATGCAGTAAATGTTTGTTGCCTAGCTATAAGCTTGTTGACATGTATTACCACACCAGTAACAGGATAGGTAAAACCCCAACTCATCCAGGAAGGTGCAGGAACCAAACCTACATGACCAAGCAGTGACTTGTAGCCGGCATTATCAGACTTAACCGCTACTACAATTAAGTGGTTTATTTGCCTACCTGGTGGGAGGAAGAGCGCTCCTCTGACTCGGCCTTCTCTTATCTGCAGTCTCTGTACCCCAGGACTCACGTACCATCTTTCTATGATTTTACTGACACCGGGTGTTTCTTCAGGCAGTAGGCTTATCACCTGGTAAGGATACAGCTCCAGGTGAATATACCAGGGACTTCCCATCACATCACGTTTTATCAGTCTGAAGAATTGGATGGATGGCTTCAGAGACCAGAACAGACCCATAGGATAAACCCCTTCAAAATCTCCACCAATCGCTGGTGAGCTTTCCAGGTTTACTTTCCCCTCCATATCACTCCTATAGAAAGCTCTGGAGGAAAATATCTGCCCTTTCTCATCCTCCAGCCATGCTCTCAGGGTGATGGTCTGCTGTGGTGGGAGGCCCCAGGCCTGGATCTTCACTGGCTCATCCACTAGCGAGCTCCCCGGCGAAACTGCGAGGCCAATCATATCTCAAGGTCCAGAGAAGGCGGGATTAATCTTAAGTGAGAGACGGGAGAAAAATAATGTTACCTGACtaaatacagtacagtgcagagt
This region includes:
- the LOC135055812 gene encoding bile acid-CoA:amino acid N-acyltransferase-like isoform X2, with the translated sequence MIGLAVSPGSSLVDEPVKIQAWGLPPQQTITLRAWLEDEKGQIFSSRAFYRSDMEGKVNLESSPAIGGDFEGVYPMGLFWSLKPSIQFFRLIKRDVMGSPWYIHLELYPYQVISLLPEETPGVSKIIERWYVSPGVQRLQIREGRVRGALFLPPGEGPFLGVVDMFGGIGGLTEFRSSLLASRGFAALALAYFAYEDLPQSLFHVDLTYFEEAAQYLQSHPKEPTHPFKVGDRVVVKVLPRNKSPGDFTYGPETEVVAVTRTAVLTEESPTWIHASRVKKKVPRPDLEREASDSSEVRTGADSPDLPPSEERRTEEDEEPVPYLYPGDYLDSPTGPHSPHNM
- the LOC135055812 gene encoding acyl-coenzyme A amino acid N-acyltransferase 1-like isoform X1; protein product: MIGLAVSPGSSLVDEPVKIQAWGLPPQQTITLRAWLEDEKGQIFSSRAFYRSDMEGKVNLESSPAIGGDFEGVYPMGLFWSLKPSIQFFRLIKRDVMGSPWYIHLELYPYQVISLLPEETPGVSKIIERWYVSPGVQRLQIREGRVRGALFLPPGEGPFLGVVDMFGGIGGLTEFRSSLLASRGFAALALAYFAYEDLPQSLFHVDLTYFEEAAQYLQSHPKVSAAGVGVIGICKGAEMALAMACYLPQVCASVCINGTNAVNGNSLSYGDLLLNGIPYQAEAGLVTDIGALKLSNALEDPRKPEHQDSIFPLEKARGPILFLVGDKDQNYDSLFFAKEALARAQKYGKKDVYMQCYPGAGHLIEPPGSPFCAVSQSPFFPLPLMWGGELLPHCRAQEDSWREIQDFLRRNTPNSRRNKL